Proteins from a single region of Pseudomonas sp. 10S4:
- a CDS encoding leucyl aminopeptidase — protein sequence MELVVKSVSPETLKTATLVVAVGENRKLGAVAKQLDELTGGAISAVLKRGDLAGKVGQSLLLHSLPNLKAERVLLVGVGKDEELGDRPFRKIIAGVLNTLKGLGGTDAVLALDEVVVKGRDSYGKTRLLAETLVDGEYTFDQFKSQKAEPRALKKITLVTIKAAQAEVERAVAHATAIANGMAFTRDLGNLPPNICHPTFLGEQAKNLGKEFKTLKVEVLDEKKIKDLGMGSFYAVGQGSAQPPRLIVMQYNGGKKSEKPYALVGKGITFDTGGISLKPGAGMDEMKYDMGGAASVFGTLRAVLELKLPINLVCILACAENMPSGNASRPGDIVTTMSGQTVEILNTDAEGRLVLCDALTYSERFKPQAVIDIATLTGACVVALGAHTSGLLGNNDELIGQLLSAGQAADDRAWQLPLFDEYQEQLDSPFADIANIGGPKGGTITAACFLSRFTKNLNWAHLDIAGTAWTSGGKDKGATGRPVPLLTQYLLDRAKA from the coding sequence ATGGAACTGGTTGTAAAAAGCGTTAGCCCAGAAACGTTGAAAACCGCCACTCTGGTGGTCGCCGTCGGCGAAAACCGCAAGCTCGGCGCCGTCGCCAAACAACTCGACGAACTGACTGGCGGCGCCATCAGCGCCGTTTTGAAGCGCGGCGACCTGGCCGGCAAAGTCGGCCAGAGCCTGTTGCTGCACAGCCTGCCAAACCTCAAAGCCGAGCGCGTGCTGCTGGTTGGCGTGGGCAAGGATGAAGAACTGGGCGACCGTCCATTCCGCAAAATCATCGCCGGCGTCCTCAACACCCTGAAAGGTCTGGGCGGCACTGACGCTGTGCTGGCGCTGGATGAAGTGGTGGTCAAGGGCCGCGATAGCTACGGCAAGACCCGCCTGCTGGCCGAGACCCTGGTGGACGGCGAATACACCTTCGACCAGTTCAAGAGCCAGAAAGCCGAACCTCGCGCCCTGAAGAAAATCACCCTGGTGACCATCAAGGCTGCCCAGGCTGAAGTCGAGCGCGCCGTAGCCCACGCCACCGCTATCGCCAACGGCATGGCATTCACCCGCGACCTGGGCAACCTGCCGCCGAACATCTGCCACCCGACGTTCCTTGGTGAACAAGCCAAGAACCTGGGCAAAGAATTCAAAACCCTGAAAGTCGAAGTCCTCGATGAGAAGAAGATCAAGGACCTGGGCATGGGCTCGTTCTACGCCGTTGGCCAGGGCAGCGCCCAGCCACCGCGCCTGATCGTCATGCAATACAACGGCGGCAAGAAATCCGAGAAGCCGTACGCATTGGTTGGCAAGGGCATCACGTTCGACACCGGCGGCATCAGCCTGAAGCCGGGCGCCGGCATGGATGAGATGAAGTACGACATGGGCGGCGCGGCCAGCGTGTTCGGCACCCTGCGTGCTGTGCTCGAGCTGAAACTGCCGATCAACCTGGTGTGCATCCTGGCCTGCGCCGAGAATATGCCGAGCGGCAACGCTTCGCGTCCTGGCGACATCGTCACCACCATGAGCGGCCAGACCGTGGAAATCCTCAACACCGACGCCGAAGGCCGTCTGGTGCTGTGCGATGCACTGACCTACTCCGAGCGCTTCAAGCCACAAGCCGTGATCGACATCGCAACCCTGACCGGCGCTTGCGTCGTTGCACTGGGCGCCCACACCTCGGGCCTGCTGGGCAACAACGACGAACTGATCGGTCAACTGCTGAGCGCCGGCCAAGCGGCTGACGATCGCGCCTGGCAACTGCCGCTGTTCGATGAGTATCAAGAGCAGCTGGACAGCCCGTTCGCCGACATCGCCAACATCGGCGGCCCGAAGGGCGGCACCATCACTGCGGCCTGCTTCCTGTCGCGCTTCACCAAGAACCTGAACTGGGCGCACCTGGACATCGCCGGCACCGCGTGGACCAGCGGTGGCAAGGACAAGGGCGCCACTGGCCGTCCGGTTCCTCTGCTGACCCAATACCTGCTGGACCGCGCCAAAGCCTGA
- a CDS encoding DNA polymerase III subunit chi, with the protein MTKVDFYILPSADPSARLDFACKLTEKAWRMGHRIYLHCSDAAQRDDLDARLWTFKGETFVPHGPAESEPDSLIVLGLGDDCGAHQDLLVNLDLKVPAFANKFARVAEVVVEDPTIRAAARESFRFYREQGYPLQDHRLQRL; encoded by the coding sequence ATGACCAAAGTCGACTTCTATATCCTGCCCAGCGCCGATCCATCAGCGCGGCTGGACTTTGCCTGCAAGCTCACCGAAAAAGCCTGGCGCATGGGGCACCGCATCTACCTGCATTGCAGCGATGCCGCCCAGCGTGACGACCTCGATGCACGCCTGTGGACGTTCAAAGGTGAAACCTTCGTACCTCACGGTCCCGCTGAAAGCGAACCGGACAGTTTGATTGTCCTGGGACTTGGCGATGACTGCGGTGCGCATCAGGATCTGCTGGTCAATCTCGACCTGAAAGTCCCGGCCTTTGCCAACAAATTCGCCCGAGTGGCGGAAGTGGTGGTGGAAGATCCGACGATTCGTGCGGCTGCGCGGGAGAGTTTCCGTTTCTACCGCGAACAGGGCTATCCTCTGCAAGATCACCGTTTACAGCGACTCTGA
- the mltF gene encoding membrane-bound lytic murein transglycosylase MltF, with protein MFSPTALRPRYAKWLIATGLFLMLSGCVDKPNTLERVKEDGVLRVITRNSPATYFQDRNGETGFEYELVKRFAEDLGVKLKIETADNLDDLFNQVGKPNGPVLAAAGLVSSEERKKQVRFSHSYLEVTPQVIYRNGQSRPTEARDLVGKKIMVLKGSTHAEQLAELKKKYPGIEYEESDAVEVVDLLRMVDEGQIDLTLVDSNEVAMNQVYFPNIQVAFDLGDASNQSWAVAAGEDNSLLNEINAYLDKVQKNGTLQRLKDRYYGHVDVLGYMGATTFAQHLQQRLPKYEQHFKAYAKKEKVDWRLLAAIGYQESLWQAAVTSKTGVRGLMMLTQNTAQAMGVSNRLDPKQSIMGGAKYLAYMKDQLDDSIKEPDRTWFALAAYNVGSGHLDDARKLTAKEGLDPNRWLDVKKILPRLSEKKWYSKTRYGYARGGEPVHFVANIRRYYDILTWVTQPQLEGDQVAEGNLHVPGIDKTKPSQENPPL; from the coding sequence ATGTTTTCCCCAACGGCTTTGCGTCCGCGGTACGCCAAATGGCTGATCGCAACCGGACTCTTCCTGATGCTCAGTGGCTGTGTTGATAAACCCAACACGCTTGAGCGCGTAAAGGAGGATGGCGTGCTGCGGGTGATCACCCGAAACAGCCCCGCCACCTACTTCCAGGATCGTAACGGCGAAACCGGCTTCGAATACGAGCTGGTGAAGCGCTTTGCCGAAGATCTGGGGGTCAAGCTCAAAATCGAAACCGCGGACAACCTCGACGACCTGTTCAATCAGGTGGGCAAGCCTAACGGCCCGGTGCTGGCTGCTGCCGGCCTGGTCAGCAGCGAGGAACGCAAAAAGCAGGTCCGGTTTTCCCACTCCTACCTGGAAGTCACCCCACAGGTCATCTACCGCAACGGCCAGTCACGGCCGACGGAGGCCCGCGATCTGGTCGGCAAGAAGATCATGGTGCTCAAGGGCAGCACCCACGCCGAGCAATTGGCCGAGCTGAAAAAGAAATACCCCGGCATTGAATACGAAGAGTCCGACGCGGTTGAAGTCGTCGACCTGTTGCGGATGGTGGATGAAGGTCAGATCGACCTGACCCTGGTCGATTCCAACGAAGTGGCGATGAACCAGGTCTACTTCCCCAACATCCAGGTCGCCTTCGACCTCGGCGATGCCAGTAACCAGAGCTGGGCCGTGGCCGCCGGCGAAGACAACAGCCTGCTCAACGAGATCAACGCCTACCTCGACAAGGTGCAGAAGAACGGCACCCTGCAACGCCTGAAAGACCGTTACTACGGCCACGTCGACGTCCTCGGCTACATGGGCGCCACCACCTTCGCCCAGCACTTGCAGCAGCGGCTGCCGAAATACGAACAGCACTTCAAGGCCTACGCCAAGAAAGAGAAAGTTGACTGGCGCCTGCTGGCGGCAATTGGTTATCAGGAATCGCTATGGCAAGCGGCAGTCACGTCCAAGACCGGCGTGCGCGGCCTGATGATGCTGACCCAGAACACCGCGCAAGCCATGGGCGTGTCCAATCGCCTCGACCCCAAGCAGAGCATCATGGGCGGCGCGAAGTACCTGGCCTACATGAAGGATCAGTTGGACGACTCGATCAAGGAACCGGATCGCACCTGGTTTGCGCTGGCGGCCTACAACGTCGGCAGTGGTCACCTGGATGACGCACGCAAGTTGACGGCCAAGGAAGGGCTCGACCCCAACAGGTGGCTGGACGTGAAGAAAATCCTGCCGCGCCTGTCCGAGAAGAAGTGGTACAGCAAAACCCGCTACGGCTACGCCCGGGGCGGCGAACCCGTGCACTTCGTGGCGAACATCCGTCGCTACTACGACATCCTGACGTGGGTCACGCAGCCGCAGCTTGAAGGCGATCAAGTGGCCGAAGGCAACCTGCATGTGCCGGGAATCGACAAGACCAAGCCAAGTCAGGAAAACCCGCCGCTTTAA
- the era gene encoding GTPase Era: MTDSTATRCGYVAIVGRPNVGKSTLLNHILGQKLAITSRKPQTTRHNMLGIKTEGAIQAVYVDTPGMHKGGEKALNRYMNKTASAALKDVDVVIFVVDRTKWTDEDQMVLERVQYVTGPLIVALNKTDRIEDKAELMPHLSWLQEQLPNAQIMPISAQHGHNLEALERVIAGYLPENEHFFPEDQITDRSSRFLAAELVREKIMRQMGAELPYQITVEIEEFKQQGKTLHIHALILVERDGQKKIIIGDKGERIKRIGTEARKDMELLFDSKIMLNLWVKVKGGWSDDERALRSLGYGDL; this comes from the coding sequence ATGACTGATTCAACTGCAACTCGCTGTGGCTATGTCGCCATCGTCGGCCGTCCTAACGTGGGCAAGTCCACGCTGCTGAACCACATTCTGGGTCAGAAGCTGGCGATCACCTCGCGCAAGCCGCAAACCACCCGTCACAACATGCTGGGCATCAAGACTGAAGGCGCCATTCAGGCGGTTTACGTCGATACCCCGGGCATGCACAAAGGTGGCGAGAAGGCCCTGAACCGCTACATGAACAAGACCGCTTCAGCGGCGTTGAAAGACGTCGACGTGGTGATCTTCGTGGTTGACCGCACCAAGTGGACCGACGAAGACCAAATGGTCCTCGAGCGCGTCCAGTACGTGACCGGCCCGCTGATCGTGGCGCTGAACAAGACCGACCGCATCGAAGACAAAGCCGAGCTGATGCCGCACCTGAGCTGGTTGCAGGAACAGCTGCCGAACGCGCAGATCATGCCGATCTCGGCCCAGCACGGGCACAACCTCGAAGCGCTGGAGCGAGTGATCGCTGGCTACCTGCCGGAAAACGAGCACTTCTTCCCGGAAGACCAGATCACCGACCGCAGCAGCCGTTTCCTCGCCGCTGAACTGGTGCGTGAAAAAATCATGCGCCAGATGGGCGCCGAGCTGCCGTACCAGATCACCGTCGAAATCGAAGAGTTCAAGCAGCAGGGCAAAACCCTGCACATCCACGCCTTGATCCTCGTCGAGCGCGATGGCCAGAAGAAGATCATCATTGGCGACAAGGGCGAGCGCATCAAGCGCATCGGCACCGAGGCGCGCAAGGATATGGAGTTGCTGTTCGACTCCAAGATCATGCTCAACCTCTGGGTGAAAGTGAAAGGCGGCTGGTCCGACGACGAACGCGCCCTGCGTTCGCTGGGTTATGGCGACCTGTAA
- the lptF gene encoding LPS export ABC transporter permease LptF codes for MIVFRYLSREVLLTLSAVSAVLLVIIMSGRFIKYLAQAASGQLDPSSLFLIMGFRLPGFLQLILPLGLFLGILLSYGRLYLESEMTVLSATGMSQQRLLRITLFPATLVALVVAWLSLSLAPQGANQFQLLLNKQDALTEFDTLEPGRFQALRDGTRVTYTEQLSADRVNLAGVFISQKNISSDQKDRGISVLVAEKGRQEIRPDGNRYLILDNGYRYDGNPGQADYRAIKYDEYGVLLAKPDVSDEVTDRDAMTTNSLLASDDVRSRAELEWRLSLPLLVFIVTLMAVPLSRVNPRQGRFLKLLPAILLYMAYLTILIAARGALEKGKIPTALGLWWVHAIFLVIGLGLLYWEPMRLKMASRRAALEVARG; via the coding sequence TTGATTGTCTTCCGTTATCTATCCCGCGAAGTCCTGTTGACCTTGAGCGCCGTCAGCGCCGTGCTGCTGGTCATCATCATGAGCGGTCGCTTCATTAAATACCTCGCGCAGGCGGCTTCGGGCCAATTGGACCCGAGTTCACTGTTCCTGATCATGGGCTTTCGCCTGCCGGGCTTCTTGCAGCTGATCCTGCCATTGGGTCTGTTCCTGGGCATTCTGCTGTCGTATGGCCGGCTGTACCTGGAAAGCGAAATGACCGTGCTGTCGGCCACCGGCATGAGCCAGCAGCGTCTGCTTCGCATCACCCTGTTTCCCGCCACCCTGGTGGCGCTGGTCGTGGCCTGGCTGAGCCTGAGCCTGGCACCGCAAGGGGCTAATCAGTTCCAGTTGTTGCTGAACAAGCAGGACGCCCTGACCGAGTTCGATACCCTTGAACCGGGTCGCTTCCAGGCCTTGCGTGACGGTACGCGGGTGACCTACACCGAGCAGCTGTCGGCGGATCGCGTCAATCTGGCCGGCGTGTTCATTTCGCAGAAGAATATTTCCTCCGACCAAAAGGACCGCGGGATTTCCGTGCTGGTGGCCGAGAAGGGTCGTCAGGAAATCCGTCCCGATGGCAACCGCTACCTGATTCTCGACAACGGCTATCGCTACGACGGTAATCCGGGGCAGGCCGACTACCGGGCCATCAAATATGACGAGTACGGCGTTTTGCTGGCCAAGCCGGACGTCAGCGACGAAGTCACGGACCGTGATGCAATGACCACCAACTCCTTGCTGGCCAGTGACGATGTGCGTTCGCGCGCCGAGCTGGAGTGGCGCCTGTCCTTGCCATTGCTGGTGTTTATCGTGACCCTCATGGCTGTTCCGTTGTCGCGGGTCAATCCGCGCCAGGGCCGATTCCTCAAGCTGCTGCCGGCGATTCTTCTATATATGGCTTACCTGACCATCCTGATTGCCGCGCGCGGTGCCCTCGAGAAGGGCAAGATCCCGACAGCACTTGGCCTGTGGTGGGTGCATGCGATCTTCCTGGTCATCGGTCTGGGGTTGCTCTACTGGGAGCCCATGCGCTTGAAGATGGCGAGTCGCCGCGCTGCGCTGGAGGTGGCTCGTGGTTAA
- the recO gene encoding DNA repair protein RecO translates to MSPTPPIGQLAYVLHSRAYRESSALVDFLTPQGRLRAVLRSARGKAGTLARPFVPLEVEFRGRGELKNVGRMESAGTSTWLIGEALFSGLYLNELLIRLLPSEDPHPGVFDHYAATLIALAEGRPLEPLLRSFEWRLLDDLGYGFALNTDIHGEPIAPDGLYRLQVDAGLERVYLLQPGLFNGTELLAMAEADWSAPGALSAAKRLMRQALAVHLGGRPLVSRELFRKP, encoded by the coding sequence ATGTCCCCAACCCCACCCATCGGCCAACTCGCCTACGTGCTCCACTCCCGCGCCTACCGCGAAAGCAGTGCGCTGGTGGATTTCCTCACGCCGCAAGGTCGGCTGCGGGCGGTGTTGCGCAGTGCGCGGGGCAAGGCTGGAACCTTGGCGCGGCCATTCGTGCCGCTGGAAGTCGAGTTTCGCGGGCGCGGTGAGCTGAAGAATGTCGGGCGCATGGAAAGTGCGGGTACTTCGACATGGCTCATCGGTGAGGCGCTGTTCAGCGGTCTTTACCTCAACGAACTGCTGATTCGCCTGTTGCCGTCAGAAGATCCCCATCCCGGGGTGTTCGATCACTACGCCGCGACCCTGATCGCCTTGGCCGAAGGCCGTCCGCTGGAGCCGTTGCTGCGCTCCTTCGAATGGCGACTGCTGGACGATCTCGGGTACGGCTTTGCGCTGAACACTGACATCCACGGCGAGCCTATCGCGCCGGATGGGCTCTACCGTTTGCAGGTGGATGCGGGTCTGGAGCGGGTCTACCTGCTGCAACCCGGGCTGTTCAACGGCACTGAATTATTGGCCATGGCCGAAGCCGACTGGTCTGCGCCCGGTGCGTTGTCTGCTGCCAAGCGTTTGATGCGCCAAGCGTTGGCCGTGCATCTCGGCGGTCGTCCTCTCGTTAGTCGCGAGTTGTTTCGCAAGCCCTGA
- the lptG gene encoding LPS export ABC transporter permease LptG: MVKLDRYIGGSVLMAILAVLGIILGLATLFAFIDEMSDASDTYTLMDVLSYVLLTAPRRLYDMLPMAALIGCLIGLGSLASNSELTIMRAAGVSIGRIVWAVMKPMLVLMIVGVLIGEYVAPATENVAQANRSLAQGSGDAQSAKHGLWHRQGDEFIHINSVQPNGVLYGVTRYRFDKERHMLSASFSKRAEFDKDHWTLSDVTTTLFHEQEKRTEVVSAPVERWDVALSPQLLNTVVMTPETLSISGLWSYIHYLADQGLNNGRYWLAFWVKVLQPLVTAALVLMAISFIFGPLRSVTLGQRVFTGVLVGFTFRIVQDLLGPSSLVFGFSPLFAVLVPATVCALAGVLLLRRAG, translated from the coding sequence GTGGTTAAGCTCGATCGCTACATTGGTGGCAGCGTTCTCATGGCGATCCTGGCGGTGCTGGGGATCATTCTCGGTCTGGCGACGCTGTTCGCCTTCATCGATGAAATGAGTGACGCCAGCGATACTTACACCTTGATGGATGTCTTGAGCTACGTGCTGCTCACGGCGCCGCGACGTCTTTACGACATGTTGCCGATGGCGGCGCTGATCGGTTGCCTGATTGGTCTCGGCAGCCTGGCCAGCAACAGCGAACTGACCATCATGCGCGCCGCCGGTGTATCCATCGGTCGGATCGTCTGGGCGGTGATGAAGCCGATGCTGGTCCTGATGATCGTGGGTGTGTTGATCGGCGAATACGTGGCGCCCGCCACCGAGAATGTCGCTCAGGCCAATCGCTCCCTGGCACAGGGCAGTGGTGATGCACAAAGTGCAAAGCACGGTTTGTGGCATCGCCAGGGTGATGAGTTCATTCACATCAACTCCGTGCAGCCCAATGGGGTGCTGTATGGCGTGACTCGTTATCGCTTCGACAAAGAGCGTCACATGTTGTCGGCCAGCTTCTCCAAGCGTGCGGAGTTCGACAAGGATCACTGGACGTTGAGCGACGTCACTACCACGCTGTTCCATGAACAGGAAAAGCGCACTGAAGTGGTGAGCGCCCCGGTCGAACGCTGGGATGTGGCCTTGAGCCCGCAATTGCTCAATACCGTGGTAATGACCCCTGAGACGCTGTCGATCAGCGGTTTGTGGAGTTACATCCACTATCTGGCTGACCAGGGCCTGAACAATGGCCGTTACTGGCTGGCATTTTGGGTCAAGGTATTGCAGCCGTTGGTCACTGCCGCGCTGGTGCTGATGGCCATTTCCTTCATCTTTGGTCCGCTGCGTTCGGTGACCCTGGGTCAGCGGGTGTTTACCGGCGTACTGGTCGGCTTCACCTTCCGCATCGTTCAGGATTTGCTCGGGCCTTCGAGCCTGGTGTTCGGTTTCTCGCCGCTATTTGCGGTGCTGGTGCCGGCCACTGTCTGTGCCTTGGCCGGGGTCCTGTTGTTGCGTCGGGCCGGGTGA
- a CDS encoding YqfO family protein: MYKLSFFVPASHVEQVKNAVFAAGGGRIGAYDHCAWQVLGLGQFRPLDGSQPFIGEAGQVEQVEEWKVELVVSDELIRAVVVALKESHPYETPAYEVWRLEDF; encoded by the coding sequence GTGTATAAGCTCAGCTTTTTTGTTCCGGCCAGTCATGTGGAGCAGGTCAAAAACGCCGTATTCGCCGCCGGTGGCGGGCGGATCGGTGCTTACGACCACTGCGCGTGGCAGGTGCTGGGTCTGGGTCAGTTTCGACCTTTGGATGGCAGTCAGCCGTTTATAGGTGAAGCGGGGCAGGTCGAGCAGGTTGAGGAATGGAAGGTTGAACTGGTGGTCAGCGACGAGTTGATTCGGGCGGTGGTGGTGGCTTTGAAAGAAAGCCATCCCTATGAGACGCCGGCTTATGAAGTGTGGCGGTTGGAGGATTTCTGA
- the rnc gene encoding ribonuclease III, whose protein sequence is MSVSLSRLERQLGYTFKDQELMILALTHRSFAGRNNERLEFLGDAILNFVAGEALFDRFPLAREGQLSRLRARLVKGETLAVLARGFDLGDYLRLGSGELKSGGFRRESILADALEALIGAIYLDAGMDMARERVLAWLAGEFEGLTLVDTNKDPKTRLQEFLQSRGCELPRYEVVDIQGEPHCRVFFVECEITLLNEKSRGQGVSRRIAEQVAAAAALIALGVENGHD, encoded by the coding sequence GTGAGCGTCTCCTTAAGCCGTCTAGAGCGTCAGCTCGGCTACACCTTCAAGGATCAGGAACTGATGATCCTGGCCCTGACTCACCGCAGCTTTGCCGGGCGCAACAACGAACGCCTGGAATTCCTCGGTGATGCCATCCTTAACTTCGTCGCTGGCGAGGCGCTGTTCGATCGCTTCCCGCTGGCCCGCGAAGGCCAGTTGTCGCGTTTACGCGCACGCCTGGTGAAAGGTGAGACCCTGGCCGTATTGGCCCGTGGTTTCGATCTGGGCGACTACCTGCGTCTGGGTTCCGGCGAATTGAAGAGCGGCGGTTTCCGTCGCGAGTCGATTCTGGCCGATGCCCTGGAAGCGCTGATTGGTGCGATCTACCTCGACGCCGGCATGGACATGGCGCGCGAACGCGTGCTGGCCTGGCTGGCCGGGGAGTTCGAGGGCCTGACCCTGGTCGACACCAACAAAGATCCAAAAACCCGCCTGCAGGAATTCCTGCAGTCGCGCGGTTGTGAGCTGCCACGTTATGAAGTGGTGGATATCCAGGGTGAGCCGCATTGCCGAGTCTTCTTCGTCGAATGCGAAATCACCTTACTGAATGAAAAAAGCCGAGGTCAGGGTGTGAGTCGTCGTATTGCCGAACAGGTAGCGGCCGCCGCAGCACTGATTGCCCTGGGCGTGGAGAATGGCCATGACTGA
- a CDS encoding DNA polymerase III subunit chi → MDTPKPQQKSAHLLDDLESIRQLLGDDNLQPPLLTDTVHDGDQEQIPMLFDNVSAAPQAVEPPPAPAAQPAAAASKGPDALLHLDSELRAAAQLIMQDVIDDFAPHIETEIKRRLDARMERLLSQYE, encoded by the coding sequence ATGGACACTCCAAAACCGCAGCAAAAGTCCGCGCACCTGCTGGATGACCTTGAGTCGATCCGCCAACTGCTCGGTGATGACAACCTGCAACCGCCGTTGCTGACCGACACGGTCCATGACGGTGATCAGGAACAGATTCCGATGTTGTTCGATAACGTTAGCGCCGCGCCGCAAGCCGTCGAACCGCCTCCCGCCCCTGCCGCCCAACCGGCAGCGGCCGCCAGCAAAGGCCCCGACGCCCTGCTGCACCTGGACAGCGAACTGCGCGCCGCCGCGCAATTGATCATGCAAGACGTGATCGACGACTTCGCTCCGCATATTGAAACCGAGATCAAACGTCGGCTGGATGCGCGGATGGAGCGGTTGCTCAGCCAGTACGAATAA
- the lepB gene encoding signal peptidase I, whose protein sequence is MSLNFPLLLVIAVFVCGLLALLDLVFLAPRRRAAIASYQGSVSQPDVVVVEKLNKEPLLVEYGKSFFPVLFIVLVLRSFLVEPFQIPSGSMKPTLDVGDFILVNKFSYGIRLPVIDQKVIEVGDPQRGDVMVFRYPSDPNVNYIKRVVGLPGDQIRYTADKRLFVNGESIAEQLVGSEPGTLGSAELYKEKLGAAEHLIRKEMSRYRATPDHTWTVPAGHYFMMGDNRDNSNDSRYWDDPTIPKDLLGMVPDKNIVGKAFAVWMSWPEPKLSHLPNFSRVGLIK, encoded by the coding sequence ATGTCACTAAATTTCCCGCTGTTGCTGGTCATCGCCGTATTCGTTTGCGGCCTGTTGGCGTTGCTCGATCTGGTTTTCCTGGCACCGCGTCGGCGTGCTGCCATTGCCTCCTATCAGGGCAGCGTCAGCCAGCCCGATGTGGTGGTGGTCGAGAAACTGAACAAAGAGCCGCTGCTGGTCGAATACGGCAAGTCGTTCTTCCCGGTGTTGTTCATCGTGCTGGTGCTGCGTTCGTTCCTGGTGGAACCGTTCCAGATTCCTTCCGGCTCGATGAAACCGACCCTGGACGTTGGCGACTTCATTCTGGTGAACAAGTTTTCTTACGGGATCCGCCTGCCGGTGATCGACCAGAAAGTCATCGAAGTCGGTGATCCACAGCGTGGCGATGTGATGGTGTTCCGCTATCCAAGCGATCCGAACGTCAACTACATCAAGCGTGTCGTCGGCTTGCCGGGTGACCAGATTCGCTACACCGCTGACAAGCGTCTGTTCGTCAATGGCGAATCGATCGCCGAGCAGCTGGTCGGCTCCGAGCCGGGCACGTTGGGCAGCGCCGAGCTCTACAAGGAAAAACTCGGCGCAGCCGAGCACTTGATCCGCAAGGAAATGAGCCGTTACCGCGCAACGCCGGACCATACCTGGACCGTGCCTGCCGGGCACTACTTCATGATGGGCGACAACCGCGACAACTCGAACGACAGTCGCTATTGGGATGATCCGACTATTCCCAAGGATCTGCTGGGCATGGTTCCCGACAAGAATATCGTCGGCAAGGCCTTCGCAGTCTGGATGAGCTGGCCGGAACCCAAACTCAGTCACCTGCCGAATTTCTCGCGGGTTGGCCTGATCAAGTAA
- the pdxJ gene encoding pyridoxine 5'-phosphate synthase, which produces MTTSNRILLGVNIDHVATLRQARGTRYPDPVKAALDAEEAGADGITVHLREDRRHIQERDVLLLKDVLQTRMNFEMGVTEEMMAFAERIRPAHICLVPETRQELTTEGGLDVAGQEARIKAAVERLSKIGCEVSLFIDADERQIEASRRVGAPAIELHTGRYADAETPTDVAEELKRVADGVAFGLTQGLIVNAGHGLHYHNVEAVAAIKGINELNIGHALVAHALFVGFKSAVSEMKALILAAAAKA; this is translated from the coding sequence GTGACCACCAGCAATCGCATTCTTCTTGGCGTGAACATCGACCACGTTGCCACCCTGCGTCAGGCCCGGGGCACGCGTTACCCGGATCCGGTCAAGGCAGCACTGGACGCGGAAGAGGCGGGCGCCGATGGCATCACCGTGCACCTGCGCGAAGACCGCCGGCACATCCAGGAGCGCGACGTGCTGTTGCTCAAGGACGTGCTGCAAACCCGCATGAATTTCGAAATGGGCGTCACCGAAGAAATGATGGCGTTCGCCGAGCGCATCCGCCCGGCGCACATTTGCCTGGTGCCGGAAACCCGTCAGGAGCTGACCACCGAGGGTGGCCTGGACGTGGCTGGGCAGGAAGCGCGGATCAAGGCTGCCGTGGAGCGCCTGTCGAAGATCGGTTGCGAAGTGTCGCTGTTCATTGATGCTGACGAGCGGCAGATCGAGGCATCCCGTCGTGTCGGTGCGCCGGCCATCGAGTTGCACACCGGCCGTTACGCCGATGCCGAGACGCCGACTGACGTGGCTGAAGAGCTGAAGCGCGTGGCGGATGGCGTGGCGTTTGGTTTGACTCAAGGGTTGATCGTCAACGCCGGTCACGGCTTGCACTATCACAACGTCGAAGCGGTAGCGGCGATCAAAGGCATCAACGAACTGAACATCGGCCATGCGCTGGTGGCACATGCGTTGTTCGTCGGGTTCAAGTCGGCCGTGTCTGAAATGAAAGCGCTGATCCTGGCCGCCGCTGCAAAAGCTTAA